In Opitutaceae bacterium TAV5, one genomic interval encodes:
- a CDS encoding response regulator receiver, translating into MKKQTERKIVVTGRGTPPLRLLYVESHWLARKTVGYLMQEVECEWSYADDAAQAVAFVTRARMQPQPQPGAATDIGPFDVIIVDHHQTAEGSGLRVVRALREAGCTGPILAIGLEEITPVEKQRYEKFDVPFLVLTPENHADLKAAVREAHNQAK; encoded by the coding sequence ATGAAGAAACAGACCGAAAGAAAGATCGTTGTCACCGGACGGGGAACACCGCCGTTACGCCTGTTGTATGTGGAGTCACACTGGCTCGCGCGCAAGACGGTGGGGTACCTGATGCAGGAGGTGGAGTGCGAGTGGAGTTATGCCGACGACGCGGCGCAGGCTGTCGCATTTGTGACACGGGCGCGAATGCAGCCACAACCGCAGCCTGGCGCGGCGACGGATATCGGTCCCTTCGACGTGATCATCGTCGATCACCATCAGACGGCGGAAGGCTCCGGCCTGCGCGTGGTGCGCGCTCTGCGCGAGGCCGGCTGCACCGGCCCGATCCTCGCCATCGGACTCGAGGAAATCACTCCCGTTGAAAAACAGCGTTACGAAAAATTTGATGTGCCCTTTCTCGTGCTGACTCCGGAAAACCATGCTGACCTGAAGGCAGCGGTGAGAGAGGCGCATAACCAGGCGAAATGA
- a CDS encoding peptidyl-prolyl cis-trans isomerase has protein sequence MLARISDTDVKTEDIRAALETLDPREQAALARDPNLLSQAVRSLLARQIVLKEALSKKWDQQPAAAAALQRSRDNALVESYLQSVSQPPEGFPSEAELSAFYEANKAQLLVPSQYRIAQIFIAAPKDAGADKAEKAKIRSEAVRKQLAQAGADFGAVAREQSDEKVSAERGGEAGWVLETQLRPELRDAIKTLPVNTVSDAIRLDDGWHIVKVLETKEPHTLKLDEVRGQLAQQLRNERARANRQAYLTKLLEQNPMVINELALSQVLPPATAAASVR, from the coding sequence GTGCTGGCGCGGATCAGCGATACCGACGTGAAGACCGAAGACATCCGCGCGGCGCTCGAGACGCTCGATCCGCGCGAGCAGGCCGCGCTGGCGCGCGATCCCAACCTGCTCAGCCAGGCCGTGCGCTCGCTGCTCGCCCGCCAGATCGTCCTGAAGGAGGCGCTCTCGAAAAAGTGGGACCAGCAGCCCGCCGCCGCGGCCGCCTTGCAGCGGTCCCGCGACAATGCGCTGGTCGAAAGCTACCTGCAATCGGTCTCCCAGCCGCCCGAGGGTTTTCCGTCCGAGGCCGAGCTTTCGGCCTTCTACGAGGCGAACAAGGCGCAGCTTCTTGTGCCCAGCCAGTACCGGATCGCACAGATCTTTATTGCGGCTCCGAAGGACGCCGGCGCCGACAAGGCCGAAAAGGCAAAAATCCGCAGCGAGGCCGTCAGGAAGCAGCTCGCGCAGGCCGGCGCGGATTTTGGCGCGGTGGCCCGCGAGCAGAGCGACGAAAAGGTCAGCGCCGAACGCGGTGGCGAGGCCGGCTGGGTGCTGGAAACCCAGCTCCGGCCCGAACTGCGCGACGCGATAAAAACATTGCCGGTCAACACGGTTTCCGACGCGATCCGTCTCGATGACGGCTGGCACATCGTGAAGGTGCTGGAGACGAAGGAGCCGCATACGCTGAAACTCGACGAGGTGCGCGGCCAGCTTGCCCAGCAATTGCGCAACGAGCGCGCCCGCGCCAACCGGCAGGCCTACCTGACCAAACTGCTGGAGCAAAATCCCATGGTCATCAACGAGCTCGCCCTCTCGCAGGTCCTGCCTCCGGCGACTGCTGCCGCCTCCGTCAGATGA
- a CDS encoding anti-FecI sigma factor FecR, with the protein MRPVDDERAAFYSLALRYLVGEATSEERERLVALLQQPDLQKMFDDMDAAWCEDPKNWEEGFDLDGASRKVMDAIGRERAAAPLSPVAAAPADKGDATSPTPAPRPGRRRFWLAGIRKRCPAPAVWAGIAGAVAAIALTFGIVLQPNRSPEAVPGNESGNTWIEQTNGAGERLMLTLGDGTKITLNAGSSLLYPKSFGSRNRVVRLSGEAFFDVAHDQTRPFIVETSTMRITVLGTRFNVKAFSDGTKAQVTLVQGKVEVTPVGGPAVSAATANPVTLTAGMQYTLAPATHTGRVTTAADEDATGWISDRIVWNREPLPDAMRELERRYGIIVEMSDARLANETVTGRFQSESIQNIFKLLAATGGIDYRIVDNNGKVERVILQYVSAGNGQ; encoded by the coding sequence ATGCGCCCTGTTGACGACGAAAGAGCGGCCTTTTATTCCCTCGCCTTGCGATACCTGGTCGGTGAAGCCACCAGCGAGGAGCGTGAACGGCTGGTTGCATTGCTGCAGCAACCCGACCTTCAGAAGATGTTCGATGACATGGACGCAGCCTGGTGCGAAGACCCGAAAAACTGGGAGGAAGGATTCGATCTGGACGGCGCCAGCCGGAAAGTGATGGATGCCATCGGCCGGGAACGCGCCGCAGCTCCACTATCCCCGGTCGCCGCCGCTCCGGCAGATAAAGGCGATGCGACCAGCCCCACTCCTGCGCCCCGGCCAGGCCGCCGTCGATTCTGGCTGGCAGGCATCCGGAAGCGTTGTCCGGCTCCTGCCGTGTGGGCTGGCATCGCGGGCGCGGTTGCCGCGATCGCCCTGACATTCGGAATTGTCCTCCAGCCGAACCGCTCCCCGGAGGCCGTGCCGGGTAATGAGTCCGGCAATACCTGGATCGAACAAACCAACGGTGCCGGAGAGCGCCTCATGCTGACCCTGGGCGACGGGACAAAAATCACTCTCAATGCCGGGAGCTCCCTGCTGTATCCAAAATCTTTTGGCTCCCGGAACCGGGTTGTGCGCCTTTCGGGCGAAGCCTTCTTCGATGTCGCTCACGACCAGACACGACCCTTCATCGTCGAAACCTCGACGATGCGGATCACCGTTCTGGGCACACGGTTCAACGTCAAAGCCTTCTCCGACGGAACCAAGGCGCAGGTAACGCTTGTGCAAGGCAAGGTGGAGGTCACCCCCGTTGGCGGACCTGCCGTTTCCGCGGCGACAGCAAATCCGGTCACACTGACCGCCGGCATGCAATACACGCTCGCTCCCGCCACGCATACCGGTCGAGTGACCACAGCCGCCGATGAGGACGCTACCGGCTGGATATCGGACAGGATCGTCTGGAACCGTGAACCCCTGCCCGACGCCATGCGCGAACTGGAGCGACGATATGGTATCATCGTCGAAATGAGCGACGCCCGGCTCGCAAACGAGACGGTTACCGGACGCTTCCAGTCCGAATCCATCCAGAATATCTTCAAACTGCTGGCTGCAACCGGAGGCATCGACTACCGGATCGTGGACAACAACGGGAAAGTCGAGCGCGTGATCCTGCAGTACGTCAGCGCAGGAAACGGGCAATAA
- a CDS encoding hemin-binding protein: protein MNFPTCSRSALKNFLFPALFLSLMVVMQVVRGEPAGEMPAAAQYLDIFEYYVEGAEKLTPVEIEKAVYPFLGEARTPEDVEGARLALERLYQEKGLQTVAVQVPEQQVQDSTVTIRVIEGKVGRLRIRGSRYFDHNRIREKAPSIAEGEVPDFNAVTRDIIALNQLPDRRVTPSLKAGVVPGTVDIDLTVEDTFPLHGSLELNNRYSSDTKPLRLNGSISYGNLWQLEHTVGLSFQVAPQRLDDAKVFSAYYLAPVPNTPVKLVVQGVKQDSDVSTLGTFDVAGRGEIVGAQAIVALTGSETFTHSLTFGIDYKHFDELLTITDVPGGTQTPITYYPMAVNYSLTLLQPKSVTQINAGLNFHVRGMGSSSEEFDQKRAYSDGSYIYFRGDASWTGDVYESWQLFAKVQGQLSSQPLISSEQFGAGGLGTVRGYLESEVMGDNGIGLSVEFRAPSFTLGGFFEECRLYIFGETAGLTLNDALADQDSRFLLASIGAGLRLKFRDHFNGSLDLGVPLRSEGTTEHFEPRLTFRVWAEF from the coding sequence GTGAATTTTCCGACCTGTTCCAGATCCGCGCTGAAAAATTTTCTGTTTCCAGCCTTGTTCCTGTCGCTGATGGTGGTGATGCAGGTAGTGCGTGGCGAGCCTGCGGGAGAGATGCCGGCGGCGGCGCAGTACCTGGACATTTTCGAGTACTACGTGGAAGGAGCGGAGAAGCTGACGCCGGTGGAGATCGAGAAGGCGGTGTATCCGTTTCTTGGAGAGGCGCGGACGCCGGAGGACGTGGAGGGGGCGCGCCTGGCTCTGGAAAGACTCTACCAGGAAAAAGGCCTGCAGACGGTGGCGGTGCAGGTGCCCGAGCAGCAGGTGCAGGACAGCACGGTGACGATCCGGGTGATCGAGGGAAAGGTCGGGCGGCTGCGCATCCGCGGCTCCCGTTACTTCGACCACAACCGGATCAGGGAGAAGGCGCCGTCCATCGCGGAGGGAGAGGTGCCCGATTTCAACGCGGTCACGCGTGACATCATCGCGCTCAACCAGTTGCCCGACCGGCGGGTCACGCCATCGCTGAAGGCGGGCGTGGTTCCCGGGACGGTGGATATCGACCTGACCGTGGAGGACACCTTTCCGCTGCACGGCAGCCTCGAACTGAACAACCGCTACAGTTCCGACACGAAGCCGTTGCGGCTCAACGGCTCGATCAGCTACGGCAATCTCTGGCAACTCGAACACACCGTTGGCCTGAGCTTCCAGGTGGCGCCGCAGCGCCTCGACGACGCGAAGGTGTTTTCGGCCTACTACCTTGCGCCGGTCCCGAACACACCGGTGAAGCTGGTGGTGCAGGGCGTGAAGCAGGACAGCGACGTGTCCACGCTCGGCACGTTCGATGTGGCCGGCCGCGGCGAGATTGTCGGTGCGCAGGCAATCGTGGCGCTGACCGGTTCGGAAACTTTTACACACAGCCTGACGTTCGGGATCGACTACAAGCACTTTGACGAACTGCTCACGATCACCGACGTGCCGGGCGGCACGCAGACGCCGATCACATACTACCCGATGGCGGTGAACTATTCCCTGACACTGCTGCAGCCGAAGTCGGTCACGCAGATCAACGCGGGGCTCAATTTCCACGTGCGCGGCATGGGCAGTTCCTCGGAAGAGTTTGACCAGAAGCGCGCGTATTCGGACGGCAGCTACATCTATTTCCGCGGCGACGCCTCGTGGACCGGCGACGTTTACGAGTCATGGCAACTCTTCGCCAAGGTGCAGGGGCAGCTTTCGAGCCAGCCGCTCATTTCGTCGGAACAGTTCGGTGCCGGCGGCCTGGGCACGGTGCGCGGTTATCTGGAAAGCGAGGTGATGGGCGACAACGGCATCGGCCTGTCGGTCGAGTTCCGGGCGCCGTCGTTCACCCTCGGGGGATTTTTTGAGGAATGCCGCCTGTACATCTTCGGCGAGACCGCCGGCCTGACGCTCAACGATGCGCTGGCCGACCAGGACTCGCGCTTCCTGCTCGCCAGCATCGGCGCGGGCCTGCGGCTGAAGTTCCGCGACCATTTTAACGGTTCCCTCGACCTCGGCGTGCCGCTGCGCAGCGAGGGCACGACCGAACATTTCGAACCGCGCCTCACCTTCCGCGTCTGGGCCGAATTTTAG
- a CDS encoding biopolymer transporter ExbD, whose translation MTVQDESKPYDDINITPMLDLAYVLLVIFILMCTASVAGTKVNLPKSSNTPASLAKPKTKAITVNNEGRVFLDTVPVTLSELEQRLNSQKALTPDFPVVVRGDSLTQYQGVMDVLDVLGRVGISQVGLATKAK comes from the coding sequence ATGACCGTCCAGGACGAAAGCAAACCTTACGACGACATCAACATCACGCCCATGCTCGACCTGGCGTATGTGCTGCTCGTGATTTTCATCCTCATGTGCACGGCCTCCGTCGCGGGCACGAAGGTGAACCTGCCGAAGTCGAGCAACACGCCGGCCAGCCTGGCCAAGCCGAAGACGAAGGCGATCACGGTGAACAACGAGGGACGTGTCTTTCTGGATACGGTGCCGGTGACCCTCTCCGAACTCGAACAACGGCTCAACTCGCAGAAGGCGCTGACGCCGGATTTTCCGGTGGTGGTGCGCGGCGACAGCCTCACGCAGTACCAGGGAGTCATGGACGTGCTCGACGTGCTCGGCCGCGTCGGCATCTCGCAGGTCGGCCTGGCGACGAAGGCCAAATAA
- a CDS encoding RNA polymerase subunit sigma-24, which produces MDQETIPDEDLVERIRNDDETALLALMRRYYVHLCKLSQSLLRRNDLSEDAVSSVFTSFWQRRKQVVITSEVRAYLFSAVARQSLYLLSRHARGTTSVPLAEVPEATLVDPAEADKGLLYREFLTEVETLLETMPPKRREIFKLCRLENLRYREVALRLGLSEHTVRNQMMKANEQIEVALPRFRNLLRDSSGSEDQP; this is translated from the coding sequence ATGGACCAGGAAACCATCCCGGACGAAGATCTGGTAGAGCGTATCCGCAACGACGATGAAACCGCGTTGCTCGCCCTCATGCGCAGATACTACGTGCATCTCTGCAAACTCTCGCAGTCGCTGCTTCGTCGCAATGACCTGAGTGAAGACGCCGTATCGAGTGTGTTCACCAGTTTCTGGCAACGCCGGAAGCAAGTCGTGATCACCTCGGAAGTGCGCGCCTATCTGTTCAGCGCCGTCGCCAGGCAATCGCTGTACCTGCTCTCCCGTCATGCCCGCGGAACGACTTCGGTGCCTCTCGCCGAAGTACCCGAAGCCACGCTCGTCGATCCCGCAGAAGCAGACAAGGGACTGCTCTATCGGGAATTTTTGACCGAAGTCGAAACCCTCCTTGAAACCATGCCCCCGAAACGCCGGGAGATATTCAAGCTGTGCCGTCTGGAAAATCTGCGCTACCGGGAAGTCGCATTACGGCTCGGACTTTCCGAGCACACCGTCCGGAACCAGATGATGAAAGCAAACGAGCAGATCGAAGTTGCCTTGCCTCGCTTCCGCAATCTGCTTCGGGACAGTTCCGGCTCCGAAGACCAACCCTGA
- a CDS encoding biopolymer transporter ExbB, whose amino-acid sequence MTVTATKKSRLPGHLFHCALLGILALLAFPSTARAWWNNEWALRKKLTIDTTPAGADIAGPVGGAPVLVRLHTGNFQFDLARPDGADIRFVAGDDKTVLPHHVAQFDGLLGEAFVWVRVPEIQSGAQTEIWLYYGNQAAPSVENLKDTFDADTVLAWHFGERGQPARDFSGNENNAASPGIPAEGTLIGTGLRFDGNSAVTVPATPSLAWTANAPLTWSAWVKPATLTGRAVIYSRRSASGPQAAFLVGADQGAPFVEVTAGGSTVRSPAGAPLTVNTWHHLAAVVEASRITLYVDGNTYATLDTGMPALDTPAALGGDRATAEAAVTSGFAGELVEFQLARTARPSGYIKFLAATQGGETGARVVLVGEEEQSGGGGGGHSGYFTVIIQNLTFDGWVVIVILAVMSAISIAVMVAKNGYIDTVRKGNERFSKLFNERVAGDLTVLDNANHQVSSLGGQLTEAERKLIARAPLYRLYHIGAEEIRKRLSETKKGDERSLSAHAIRAITASMDGGRVREQQRLNKQMVLLTIAISGGPFLGLLGTVVGVMITFAAVAMAGDVNVNAIAPGIAAALLATVAGLAVAIPALFGYNYLLTRVKDVTADMQVFVDEFVTKVAEFYPKRASEKAKLAGTE is encoded by the coding sequence ATGACCGTCACAGCCACGAAAAAAAGCCGCCTCCCGGGGCACCTGTTCCACTGCGCGCTGCTGGGTATCCTGGCGCTGCTCGCATTTCCGTCCACCGCCCGCGCGTGGTGGAACAACGAGTGGGCGCTGCGAAAAAAGCTGACCATCGACACGACGCCGGCCGGAGCGGACATCGCCGGTCCGGTGGGAGGGGCTCCCGTCCTCGTGCGCCTGCACACGGGCAATTTCCAGTTCGACCTGGCGCGACCCGACGGCGCGGACATCCGCTTCGTGGCCGGGGACGACAAGACGGTTCTCCCGCATCACGTCGCGCAGTTCGACGGCCTGCTCGGCGAGGCGTTTGTCTGGGTGCGGGTGCCGGAAATACAATCCGGAGCGCAGACGGAGATCTGGCTGTACTACGGCAACCAGGCCGCGCCTTCCGTCGAAAACCTCAAGGACACCTTCGATGCCGACACCGTGCTCGCCTGGCATTTTGGCGAACGCGGCCAGCCGGCCCGCGATTTTTCCGGCAACGAGAACAACGCGGCCAGCCCCGGAATCCCGGCCGAAGGCACGCTGATCGGCACCGGCCTGCGCTTCGACGGCAACTCGGCCGTCACCGTGCCCGCCACGCCCTCGCTCGCCTGGACCGCCAACGCGCCGCTGACCTGGTCGGCCTGGGTCAAACCTGCGACGCTTACCGGCCGTGCGGTCATCTACAGCCGCCGTTCGGCGTCCGGCCCGCAGGCCGCTTTCCTCGTCGGCGCCGATCAGGGCGCCCCCTTCGTGGAAGTCACCGCAGGCGGCAGCACCGTCCGCTCGCCCGCCGGAGCACCGTTGACGGTCAACACCTGGCACCACCTCGCCGCGGTGGTCGAAGCCTCCCGCATCACCCTCTACGTGGACGGCAACACCTACGCCACGCTTGACACCGGTATGCCTGCGCTCGATACGCCGGCCGCGCTCGGCGGCGACCGTGCGACCGCCGAAGCGGCGGTCACGTCGGGCTTTGCCGGCGAACTGGTCGAGTTCCAGCTTGCCCGCACCGCCCGCCCGTCCGGCTACATAAAATTCCTCGCTGCCACGCAGGGTGGTGAAACCGGCGCCCGCGTGGTACTGGTCGGCGAGGAGGAACAGTCCGGCGGAGGCGGCGGCGGGCACTCCGGCTATTTTACCGTCATTATCCAGAACCTGACTTTCGATGGCTGGGTGGTCATCGTCATCCTCGCGGTGATGAGCGCGATCAGCATCGCGGTCATGGTGGCCAAGAACGGCTACATCGACACGGTCCGCAAGGGGAACGAACGCTTTTCAAAACTCTTCAACGAACGCGTGGCCGGCGACCTCACCGTCCTCGACAATGCCAATCACCAGGTTTCCTCGCTCGGCGGCCAGCTTACCGAGGCCGAGCGCAAGCTGATCGCCCGCGCGCCGCTCTACCGGCTTTACCACATCGGCGCCGAGGAAATCCGCAAGCGGCTCTCCGAAACGAAAAAGGGCGACGAGAGATCGCTGTCCGCGCATGCGATCAGGGCGATCACCGCGAGCATGGACGGCGGCCGCGTCCGCGAACAGCAACGCCTCAACAAGCAGATGGTGCTCCTGACGATCGCGATCTCCGGCGGTCCGTTCCTCGGGCTGCTCGGCACGGTGGTCGGCGTCATGATCACCTTTGCGGCGGTGGCGATGGCCGGCGACGTCAACGTCAACGCCATCGCGCCCGGCATCGCCGCCGCGTTGCTGGCGACCGTGGCCGGCCTGGCCGTGGCGATTCCCGCGCTGTTCGGCTACAACTACCTGCTCACGCGGGTGAAGGACGTGACCGCCGACATGCAGGTCTTCGTGGACGAGTTCGTCACGAAAGTCGCCGAGTTTTACCCGAAGCGCGCCTCCGAAAAAGCGAAACTCGCCGGCACCGAATAA